From Streptomyces sp. NBC_00775, one genomic window encodes:
- a CDS encoding trans-sulfuration enzyme family protein has protein sequence MARSQGNAPGAGENRPWTDSLQRGRVPGPRLPQQRVVDGTGPSTRSVHAGTYEDPITGAVGTPVFQSTTFTFTEDTYQAFDQGHIRDVPIYGRYGSPNQWSVQEKIASLENAESALMFSSGMAAITTTLLALTNRGGHIVSSRDVYGGTFNLLREDMHQLGRSVTFTDPTDMAAIRAAVRDDTQVLFFETLTNPLLKAVPLVELGELARERGLLLVVDNTFLSPVHLRPLEHGAHLVIHSATKYLNGHSDVTAGVVAGSRKYVDRTWSQLLKFGGSLDAMMCFLLERGLKTLALRMRRHSENSTTLAAFLAEHPAIRAVHHPSRPEYPYRWLHDICPDGWGGMVAFELHGGDEAALKLLDRLELPVVATSLGGVESLVSLPFNTSHSFLTARQRREVGIEPGLVRFSAGIEDPDDLLADLDQALSGL, from the coding sequence ATGGCGAGGTCCCAGGGGAACGCCCCGGGCGCGGGGGAGAACCGGCCCTGGACGGACAGTCTTCAGCGCGGCCGGGTCCCCGGCCCGCGACTGCCCCAGCAGCGGGTGGTGGACGGCACCGGGCCCAGCACCCGCAGTGTGCACGCGGGCACCTACGAGGACCCGATCACCGGGGCGGTGGGCACCCCGGTGTTCCAGAGCACCACGTTCACCTTCACCGAGGACACCTACCAGGCGTTCGACCAGGGGCACATCCGCGACGTGCCGATCTACGGCCGGTACGGCAGCCCCAACCAGTGGTCGGTCCAGGAGAAGATCGCCTCGCTGGAGAACGCGGAGAGCGCCCTGATGTTCTCCTCGGGCATGGCCGCGATCACCACGACCCTGCTCGCGCTCACCAACCGCGGTGGCCACATCGTCAGTTCACGGGACGTGTACGGCGGCACCTTCAATCTGCTGCGCGAGGATATGCACCAGCTCGGCAGGTCCGTGACCTTCACCGACCCCACCGACATGGCCGCCATCCGGGCCGCGGTGCGCGACGACACACAGGTGCTGTTCTTCGAGACGCTCACCAACCCGCTCCTCAAGGCCGTGCCCCTGGTGGAACTGGGGGAGCTGGCCCGCGAGCGCGGCCTGCTGCTCGTCGTCGACAACACCTTCCTGTCGCCCGTCCACCTGCGACCGCTGGAACACGGCGCGCACCTGGTGATCCACAGCGCCACCAAGTACCTCAACGGGCACAGCGACGTGACGGCGGGCGTCGTCGCGGGATCGCGCAAGTACGTGGACCGGACCTGGTCGCAGCTCCTGAAGTTCGGCGGCTCCCTGGACGCCATGATGTGCTTCCTGCTGGAGCGGGGACTGAAGACCCTGGCCCTGCGGATGCGCCGCCACAGCGAGAACTCCACGACGCTCGCCGCGTTCCTCGCCGAGCACCCCGCGATCCGGGCCGTCCACCATCCGTCGCGCCCCGAGTACCCCTACCGCTGGCTGCACGACATCTGTCCCGACGGCTGGGGCGGCATGGTCGCGTTCGAGCTGCACGGCGGCGACGAGGCGGCCCTGAAACTGCTCGACCGGCTGGAGCTTCCCGTCGTGGCCACCAGCCTCGGCGGTGTGGAGTCACTGGTGAGCCTGCCGTTCAACACCTCCCACAGCTTTCTGACCGCGCGCCAGCGGCGTGAAGTGGGCATCGAACCCGGCCTGGTCCGCTTCTCCGCCGGTATCGAGGACCCCGACGACCTGCTGGCGGACCTCGACCAAGCACTCTCAGGACTGTGA
- a CDS encoding MFS transporter yields MARTEPDGRAGPGGPAGDAVTPGGADTPAVAASRLSVLRIAPYRWFFLGQFTSAFGDYVVGPALAFAVLDLTGSVGDIGLVLAARTVPIVLFMLVGGVLADRLPRHLVMIGADAARAVTQAVTAALVLSGHAEIWQLMALQAVHGTASALFTPAVSGLIQQTVPSGQLQPANALRGMAQSAAMIAGPSAATLLVVTVGPGWAVGADALTFVVSAVCLSRLRLSRTERVGGPAARDLVGDLRAGWREFTSRTWVWSLISAASLTNACYAVFMVLGPALSERELGGPGAWGAILTAFGAGAVSGGAITLALRPRRPLRFAVLAVSLFATPALVMSQSSSAVPVAVAAFLGGIGLMVFNPLWETVLQQEVPSTALSKVSAYEWLGSYAAQPFGMTLAGPAAAVLGIRRTLLAVGLSHLAIALAPLAARDVREHQVPRAVPTERKD; encoded by the coding sequence GCGGTAGCGGCCTCCCGGCTGTCGGTCCTGCGGATCGCGCCCTACCGCTGGTTCTTCCTCGGGCAGTTCACCTCCGCGTTCGGCGACTACGTGGTCGGACCGGCGCTCGCGTTCGCGGTGCTCGACCTCACCGGCTCGGTCGGCGACATCGGTCTGGTGCTCGCCGCCCGCACGGTGCCCATCGTGTTGTTCATGCTGGTCGGCGGAGTGCTCGCCGACCGGCTGCCCCGGCATCTGGTGATGATCGGCGCCGATGCGGCCCGTGCGGTGACACAGGCGGTCACCGCCGCGCTGGTGCTGTCCGGGCACGCCGAGATCTGGCAGCTGATGGCCTTGCAGGCCGTGCACGGCACCGCGAGCGCGCTGTTCACCCCGGCCGTCTCCGGCCTCATCCAGCAGACCGTGCCGTCCGGGCAGCTCCAGCCCGCCAACGCGCTGCGCGGCATGGCCCAGTCGGCCGCGATGATCGCGGGCCCGTCGGCCGCGACCCTGCTGGTCGTGACCGTCGGTCCGGGCTGGGCCGTCGGCGCCGACGCCCTCACCTTCGTGGTGAGCGCGGTCTGCCTCAGCCGGCTGCGGCTGAGCCGTACGGAGCGCGTCGGCGGACCGGCGGCCAGGGACCTGGTGGGTGATCTCCGGGCGGGCTGGCGGGAGTTCACCTCCCGGACCTGGGTGTGGAGTCTGATCTCGGCGGCCTCGCTGACGAACGCCTGCTACGCCGTCTTCATGGTCCTGGGACCGGCCCTGAGCGAGCGTGAACTCGGCGGCCCCGGCGCCTGGGGCGCGATCCTGACGGCCTTCGGAGCCGGTGCGGTGAGCGGCGGGGCGATCACCCTGGCGCTGCGACCGCGACGGCCGCTCAGATTCGCCGTACTGGCGGTGTCGCTGTTCGCGACTCCCGCACTCGTGATGTCGCAGTCGTCGTCCGCGGTGCCCGTCGCCGTCGCCGCGTTCCTGGGCGGCATCGGCCTGATGGTCTTCAACCCCTTGTGGGAGACGGTGCTCCAGCAGGAGGTGCCGTCCACCGCGCTGTCGAAGGTCAGCGCGTACGAATGGCTCGGCTCCTACGCCGCACAGCCCTTCGGCATGACCCTGGCCGGGCCGGCGGCCGCCGTGCTGGGGATCCGGCGCACGCTGCTCGCCGTGGGCCTCTCCCATCTGGCGATCGCGCTCGCCCCGCTGGCCGCACGTGACGTACGTGAGCACCAGGTGCCGCGGGCCGTACCCACCGAACGGAAGGACTGA